In the Chryseobacterium sp. MYb264 genome, one interval contains:
- a CDS encoding transposase, which translates to MAKGKSGKAYEFGTKVAVVRGRKTGIISSVKRFSGNPHDSKTLEESLAQSERVRKSVGGTRPTKATTDRGFKGIKEVEGTAILLPAKKEKTKYGQQVARLRFRARAAIEPCISLIKKKPLLRIKLPERSGWRY; encoded by the coding sequence ATTGCGAAAGGAAAATCGGGAAAAGCATACGAGTTTGGGACAAAAGTAGCAGTAGTAAGAGGTCGGAAAACAGGGATCATCAGCTCGGTAAAGAGATTTTCTGGCAATCCTCACGATAGTAAAACTCTTGAAGAATCATTGGCACAGAGTGAGAGGGTAAGAAAATCCGTTGGCGGAACAAGACCTACGAAAGCCACTACAGACAGAGGATTTAAAGGAATCAAAGAAGTGGAAGGAACAGCAATTTTGCTTCCCGCAAAAAAAGAAAAAACAAAATATGGGCAACAAGTAGCCAGATTAAGATTCCGGGCAAGAGCAGCCATAGAACCTTGTATATCTCTCATTAAAAAGAAACCACTCCTTAGGATTAAACTTCCTGAAAGGAGTGGCTGGAGATATTAA
- a CDS encoding DUF4249 domain-containing protein: protein MKNIFLIILSLFLLTSCEKEIDLDLKDQSGQIVIEGNVTDQAGPYFVKITKSVAFTNANQYPVIADAEVVLSDNSGQTETLQYVGNGTYQTSTFVGQSGKIYTLKITAEGQQYTAQSTMPDAVDFEDLEQDSFAVGGETSYTLLPIFTDPPALGNRYLFSYTVNNNPKKFFSEFSDNVNNGMPNQRPLILPNDDKEVDDIKVVVGDTIHVEMQCIDQSVYTYYSALLQLSGGGPGGGVTPTNPPSNISNGALGYFSAHTVRTRSTVIQ, encoded by the coding sequence ATGAAAAATATATTCTTAATCATATTATCACTTTTTTTATTGACCTCTTGTGAAAAGGAAATCGATCTCGACCTTAAAGATCAGAGCGGACAAATTGTTATCGAAGGAAATGTAACTGACCAGGCAGGACCTTATTTTGTGAAAATCACTAAGTCTGTAGCATTTACTAATGCTAATCAGTATCCTGTCATTGCTGATGCTGAGGTAGTTTTAAGTGACAATTCAGGACAAACCGAAACTTTACAATATGTTGGGAACGGAACCTATCAAACCTCAACTTTTGTGGGACAGTCCGGAAAAATTTATACTTTAAAAATCACTGCGGAAGGACAGCAATACACGGCACAAAGTACAATGCCTGATGCTGTAGATTTTGAAGATCTTGAACAGGATTCTTTTGCAGTCGGCGGCGAAACGAGCTATACACTTTTACCCATTTTTACAGATCCTCCGGCTTTAGGAAACCGTTATCTGTTCAGTTATACCGTCAATAACAATCCTAAAAAGTTTTTTTCTGAATTTTCTGATAACGTCAACAACGGAATGCCGAATCAGAGACCTCTGATTCTTCCAAACGACGATAAGGAAGTAGATGACATCAAAGTAGTTGTGGGCGACACCATTCATGTGGAAATGCAGTGTATCGACCAAAGTGTATACACCTACTACTCTGCTCTGCTGCAACTTTCGGGAGGTGGACCTGGCGGAGGTGTGACTCCAACTAATCCGCCAAGCAATATCAGCAATGGTGCATTAGGCTATTTCTCAGCCCATACAGTTCGAACAAGAAGCACCGTAATACAGTAA
- a CDS encoding TonB-dependent receptor gives MQTLSLKIATSAAAICFSTIVFAQQKYSVSGTVKDKKNGELLIGVTIRVAEDPTISVVANEYGFYSLSVPKGTYTLIVSNPGYKDFQQSIYVEDNIKQNLELNSGEEETEQKVEERTGKIDEVVISGVKKDKNLTSAQMGTETLSIKNIEKLPVLFGEKDVMKTIQLLPGIKSNGEGSSGFSVRGGASDQNLILLDEAPVYNASHLLGFFSTFNSDALKDASIIKGNSPAQYGGRLSSVMDVKMKDGNNKDYNVNGGIGLISSRLSVEGPIQKEKSSFIVSGRRTYADLFLKSTDDFKDSKLYFYDLNLKANYQINDNNRLYLSGYFGRDVLGLGDTFSTDWGNTTATLRWNSIINSKLFSNTSFIYSNYNYNVSLTSNDNTFGLDSQIEDWNLKQDFTWFAGNKHSVRFGLQSIYHTITPSSASGTSVSSFPRNPRYSWENALYMNDDFKATEKLTVNYGLRLSMFSVLGGDTFNTYENGNLIGSEFLEKGKFGKTYVNLEPRISANYRINEVSSVKGGYSRNTQNLHLLSNSGSGNPTDQWIGSSYSVKPEIADQVSVGYSRNFSNNNYELNAEVYYKSMQNQIDFKNGAQISFDTAADVESELLFGKGRAYGLELIAKKKSGKLTGWISYTLSKTERKIDGINDNDWYNARQDKTHDLSIVATYQLNPKWSFSGLFLYSTGNAVTFPTGKYELNGQTVFQYSNRNADRMPAYHRMDLSATYEPSVGSNKRFKGSWSFGIYNVYGRENAYTITFEDNPDKPGTTRAMQTSLFRWVPNITYNFKF, from the coding sequence ATGCAGACATTATCCTTGAAAATTGCCACTTCCGCGGCAGCAATTTGTTTTAGCACAATCGTTTTTGCGCAACAAAAGTACTCGGTAAGCGGCACTGTAAAAGATAAAAAAAATGGAGAATTACTCATTGGCGTCACCATAAGAGTCGCTGAAGATCCCACGATCTCCGTGGTTGCCAATGAGTATGGTTTCTACTCCTTATCAGTACCAAAAGGAACATACACGCTGATTGTTTCCAATCCGGGTTACAAAGATTTTCAACAAAGCATCTATGTTGAAGATAATATTAAGCAAAACCTCGAACTGAATTCCGGCGAGGAAGAAACCGAACAAAAAGTAGAGGAAAGAACAGGAAAAATTGATGAAGTTGTGATTTCCGGCGTTAAAAAAGATAAAAACCTGACCTCCGCACAAATGGGAACGGAAACATTAAGCATCAAAAACATCGAAAAACTACCCGTTTTGTTTGGTGAAAAAGATGTTATGAAAACCATTCAATTATTGCCGGGAATTAAAAGTAACGGCGAAGGAAGCAGCGGTTTCAGTGTAAGAGGAGGTGCATCCGACCAAAATTTAATATTGCTTGATGAAGCTCCTGTTTATAATGCATCACACTTATTGGGATTCTTCAGCACCTTCAACAGTGATGCTTTGAAAGATGCGAGTATCATCAAAGGAAACAGCCCGGCACAATACGGAGGACGGCTTTCGTCCGTGATGGACGTTAAAATGAAGGACGGAAACAATAAAGATTATAACGTCAATGGAGGAATTGGTTTAATCAGCAGCCGATTGAGCGTAGAAGGTCCTATTCAAAAGGAAAAATCATCTTTCATCGTTTCAGGAAGGAGAACGTATGCCGATTTATTTTTAAAATCGACGGACGATTTCAAAGACAGCAAGCTTTACTTTTATGATTTAAATTTAAAGGCCAATTATCAGATCAATGATAACAACCGCCTTTATTTATCAGGATATTTCGGAAGAGATGTTTTGGGATTAGGCGATACTTTTTCAACCGATTGGGGAAATACGACGGCAACGCTTCGTTGGAATAGCATCATCAACAGTAAATTATTCTCAAACACCTCATTTATTTACAGCAATTACAACTATAATGTGAGTTTAACCAGCAATGATAACACGTTTGGGCTGGATTCTCAGATCGAAGACTGGAATTTAAAACAGGATTTCACGTGGTTTGCGGGAAATAAGCATTCGGTTCGTTTTGGTTTGCAGTCTATTTATCATACCATAACACCGAGCAGTGCTTCAGGAACCAGCGTCAGCAGTTTTCCGAGAAACCCGAGATATTCATGGGAAAATGCGCTTTATATGAATGATGATTTTAAAGCGACAGAAAAGCTGACCGTTAATTATGGATTAAGGCTTTCCATGTTCAGTGTTTTGGGTGGCGATACCTTCAACACGTATGAAAATGGTAATCTGATCGGCTCTGAGTTTTTGGAAAAAGGGAAATTCGGGAAAACGTATGTGAATTTAGAACCGAGAATTAGTGCCAATTACAGAATAAATGAAGTAAGCAGCGTAAAAGGAGGCTATTCCAGAAACACACAAAATCTTCATTTATTGAGCAACAGTGGTAGCGGAAACCCTACCGACCAGTGGATTGGGAGCAGCTACAGCGTAAAGCCTGAAATTGCAGACCAGGTAAGTGTTGGTTACAGCAGAAACTTCAGCAATAATAATTATGAATTGAATGCTGAAGTGTATTATAAATCCATGCAAAATCAAATTGATTTTAAAAACGGAGCCCAGATTTCATTTGATACAGCAGCCGATGTGGAAAGTGAACTGCTTTTCGGAAAAGGAAGAGCCTACGGTCTCGAATTGATCGCTAAAAAGAAAAGTGGCAAGCTGACAGGATGGATTTCATATACTTTATCTAAAACCGAAAGAAAAATCGACGGCATCAATGATAACGACTGGTACAATGCCAGACAGGACAAAACCCACGACCTTTCTATTGTGGCCACCTATCAACTGAATCCAAAATGGTCTTTCTCAGGATTATTCCTTTACAGCACAGGAAATGCCGTGACTTTCCCAACCGGAAAATACGAACTGAACGGGCAAACCGTTTTCCAGTACAGCAACAGAAATGCTGACCGTATGCCAGCTTATCACAGAATGGATCTGAGTGCCACCTACGAACCGAGTGTAGGTTCCAACAAACGTTTTAAAGGATCTTGGTCGTTCGGTATTTACAATGTGTACGGAAGAGAAAATGCCTACACCATTACCTTTGAAGATAATCCTGACAAGCCGGGAACGACCCGCGCCATGCAGACTTCCCTATTCCGTTGGGTACCGAACATCACTTATAATTTCAAATTTTAA